A single genomic interval of Lacrimispora sphenoides JCM 1415 harbors:
- a CDS encoding class I SAM-dependent methyltransferase gives MRGIAALTGCEISQEMIRLAEKNARDYGFEKRTSYVEGNCMLMPFPDSSFDAVISNGSLHEWEDPVKVFNEINRVLKPQGLLCITDMRRDVNSLIKWFIYFSTRPKEIRPGFLTSFNA, from the coding sequence ATAAGGGGAATTGCAGCTCTTACCGGATGTGAAATAAGCCAGGAAATGATCAGGCTTGCAGAAAAGAATGCGAGGGATTACGGCTTCGAAAAAAGAACTTCTTATGTGGAAGGCAACTGTATGCTTATGCCATTTCCAGACAGCTCCTTTGATGCTGTTATTTCCAATGGATCGCTTCATGAATGGGAAGACCCCGTAAAGGTTTTTAATGAAATAAACAGAGTCTTAAAACCCCAAGGACTTTTATGCATCACCGACATGCGCCGTGATGTGAACTCTCTGATCAAGTGGTTTATTTATTTCTCAACCAGGCCAAAGGAAATCCGTCCGGGATTTTTAACTTCTTTCAATGCCTAG
- a CDS encoding VOC family protein, translated as MKFCWSTLNVRNLEESIKFYEEIIGLRVNRRFPAGPGTEIAFLGDGETQIELICGGDREIQVGDDISWGFEVKSLDQTLSLAKEKGVILLGEPVQPNPHVRFAFIKDPNGMRVQLVETLG; from the coding sequence ATGAAGTTTTGCTGGAGCACTTTAAACGTCAGGAATTTAGAAGAATCAATCAAATTTTATGAGGAGATCATCGGTCTGAGGGTGAACAGAAGATTCCCCGCCGGTCCTGGTACTGAAATTGCATTTTTAGGCGATGGGGAAACACAAATTGAATTGATATGCGGCGGGGACAGGGAAATTCAAGTGGGAGATGATATCAGCTGGGGGTTTGAAGTGAAATCCCTTGATCAGACCCTTTCTCTGGCAAAGGAAAAAGGCGTGATCCTTTTAGGAGAGCCGGTGCAGCCAAATCCCCATGTGAGGTTTGCCTTTATAAAAGATCCTAATGGTATGAGAGTACAGCTTGTAGAAACTCTGGGGTAA
- a CDS encoding sensor domain-containing diguanylate cyclase, whose protein sequence is MGFESFELHTDKENLNDMYIRAVQEEYSKIDESWLKLHYKTSVVLVIFSLLVEIAMGVILVNSDMLSTTAYRYFMKFLIIPSGINFICIAIETLIMKSKRFSRRHKIYSVSLIFVGIGFVLFTVHNTFTATYYIFAIAIMLTAIYADYRVTWASALMSIISIMISELFLKWDTDKISIFENTHRLGDFLISLFVLIAFSIACMAVIRFERRKNSAAIQKEIERQLLQQSVHMDEMTGIYNRKAFRDRMKYVEDKASDQSYILAIVDVDKFKNINDTWGHHVGDRCLIEFAKILKEFHEDMTAFRYGGDEFCLLFHDKSMEEAESICREIKTRVNRLIFADYPKLMLTASFGLAAISDQVDTVRLFIHADHALYEAKRVRNAIRVCSLSAAGAETIFKYNRKSQEVSEMQEYEALMDKIKVFEKTYDIMRIVDPLKKRVIEVRGNECLTSDTICHDYWERGHLCDNCISMRAFNEDDTFFKVEYKNNNVFMITAVPVKVKGISLVVELLKDISNSMLIEEKDADRDVKILTMVDFIRQVAVRDSLTQQYSSKGCD, encoded by the coding sequence ATGGGATTTGAAAGTTTTGAGCTTCATACAGATAAAGAAAACTTAAATGACATGTACATCAGGGCAGTACAGGAAGAGTATTCAAAGATCGATGAAAGCTGGCTTAAGCTTCATTATAAGACCTCCGTTGTCCTGGTTATTTTTTCTTTATTGGTTGAGATTGCAATGGGAGTGATTCTGGTCAATTCGGATATGCTGTCAACAACGGCATACAGATATTTCATGAAATTTTTAATCATTCCCAGTGGAATAAACTTCATTTGTATTGCTATCGAAACACTGATCATGAAATCAAAACGTTTTTCCCGGAGACATAAAATTTATTCGGTTTCTCTTATCTTTGTGGGGATCGGTTTTGTTCTTTTTACAGTGCACAACACATTCACAGCAACTTACTATATTTTTGCAATCGCCATCATGCTGACTGCAATCTATGCGGACTATCGCGTAACCTGGGCTTCGGCTCTGATGAGCATTATTTCCATTATGATTTCCGAGCTTTTCTTGAAATGGGATACAGATAAGATCAGTATTTTTGAAAATACTCACCGTTTGGGGGATTTTTTGATATCACTTTTCGTATTGATTGCTTTTTCCATTGCCTGTATGGCTGTGATCCGGTTTGAGCGCAGAAAAAACAGCGCTGCTATACAAAAGGAGATAGAACGGCAGCTTTTACAGCAGAGCGTCCATATGGATGAAATGACCGGAATATACAACCGCAAGGCATTCCGGGATAGAATGAAATATGTGGAAGATAAGGCATCTGATCAGAGCTATATTCTTGCTATAGTAGATGTTGACAAATTTAAAAATATAAATGATACATGGGGACATCACGTGGGAGACCGATGCCTGATAGAATTTGCTAAAATCTTAAAAGAATTTCATGAAGATATGACTGCCTTTCGTTACGGCGGCGATGAGTTCTGCTTATTGTTCCATGATAAAAGCATGGAAGAAGCGGAATCCATATGCAGGGAGATCAAGACCAGGGTGAATCGTCTGATTTTTGCGGATTATCCCAAGCTGATGCTGACGGCCAGCTTTGGGCTTGCGGCAATATCGGACCAGGTTGATACGGTAAGGCTTTTTATTCATGCCGACCACGCCCTGTATGAGGCAAAAAGGGTTCGCAATGCGATCCGTGTCTGTTCACTTTCTGCAGCTGGAGCAGAGACTATATTTAAGTACAACAGAAAGAGCCAGGAGGTTTCAGAAATGCAGGAATACGAAGCTCTCATGGATAAAATAAAAGTTTTTGAAAAGACATATGATATCATGCGGATTGTAGACCCCTTGAAAAAGAGGGTGATTGAAGTCAGAGGTAATGAATGTTTAACGTCAGATACCATATGTCATGATTACTGGGAAAGAGGTCATTTATGTGATAACTGTATTTCCATGAGAGCCTTTAATGAGGATGACACTTTCTTTAAAGTGGAATATAAAAATAACAATGTTTTTATGATTACGGCTGTTCCTGTAAAAGTAAAAGGTATTTCCTTGGTGGTGGAACTGCTGAAAGACATTTCAAACAGCATGCTTATCGAGGAAAAGGATGCTGACAGAGACGTTAAGATTTTAACAATGGTCGACTTTATCAGACAGGTGGCAGTAAGGGATTCTCTGACTCAGCAGTACAGCAGCAAAGGGTGTGATTAG
- a CDS encoding HelD family protein, translating to MNNGLGNEFSADSIREVVFIMEDNRKELEFEKSRLEQTIALAKKQLGQARERNVENKSAIISAKKELRENTSHSIANLWSSEGFEALAAINQYANPITDKIADYEAVENKILLLEKMIQSPYFARIDFKFDDEDEFENIYIGRTSLKKDETNEFFIYDWRSPIASVFYRFVLGQVFYDAPGGRITGEVNLKRQFEISKGELEYFFDADVQIVDEFLRKLLSQNTSPKMKTIVETIQREQDIVIRDMENDLMMVQGVAGSGKTSIALHRAAYLMYQGLSSKLTADNILIISPNSLFEQYISNVLPELGEEHVVSVVFEDIIASVLKNEQVQSRNQFLENLISNTQYRDIIKSSIEFKTSPQFMEILDRFIDDLPHKWMNFEDICYGGECIISGEMIKEKVLSGINETPLGMRLKLIGEYILELISESKKYRLKQSEKILMNEEMLKFMELDIKDVYRKLFHDKEYFYSLAKGIELPGCMDHILTFTQENLDTNMLYYDDATVLTYMNLKIYGIKKYKTIKQVVIDEAQDYYPLHFEIFHLLFSKAKFTILGDINQTLEKREDLSLYQLIRKIFNKKKSSLVTMDKSFRCTNEILNYGLKFLEQSTEIKSFNRKGDEPQLYAAKDQSSYYDLIVSEVNSCLEMGYKSIGLICKTEKNARFLFECLKDKADVQLIKSESTTDLQGVFIIPVYMSKGLEFDAVLICDADAETYCSQDDKKLLYIACTRALHRLNLFCKGEASPLLEERKS from the coding sequence TTGAATAACGGTTTAGGAAATGAGTTTTCTGCCGATTCTATAAGAGAGGTGGTATTTATTATGGAAGATAACCGGAAGGAATTAGAATTTGAAAAGAGCAGGTTAGAACAAACCATTGCTTTAGCGAAAAAACAGCTGGGTCAAGCGAGAGAGCGCAATGTAGAGAATAAGTCGGCCATAATTTCTGCCAAGAAAGAGCTGCGTGAGAATACATCTCACTCCATAGCAAATCTATGGAGCAGCGAAGGTTTTGAAGCCCTTGCTGCCATAAATCAGTATGCAAATCCGATCACAGATAAAATCGCCGATTATGAAGCGGTAGAAAACAAAATCCTTTTGCTGGAGAAAATGATCCAATCCCCTTATTTTGCCCGGATTGATTTCAAGTTCGATGATGAAGACGAATTCGAAAATATCTACATCGGACGCACCTCATTAAAGAAAGATGAGACGAATGAATTTTTTATTTATGACTGGAGATCACCCATAGCAAGCGTCTTTTACCGGTTTGTATTGGGGCAGGTATTTTATGATGCCCCTGGCGGAAGGATCACAGGAGAGGTTAATTTAAAGCGCCAGTTTGAAATCAGCAAAGGGGAGCTGGAGTATTTTTTCGATGCAGATGTGCAGATTGTGGACGAATTTTTAAGGAAGCTGCTGTCTCAGAATACTTCTCCTAAGATGAAAACGATTGTAGAAACAATTCAAAGGGAACAGGACATTGTTATCCGGGATATGGAAAATGACTTAATGATGGTACAGGGCGTGGCAGGAAGCGGCAAGACGTCCATTGCTCTTCACAGGGCAGCCTACCTGATGTACCAGGGCCTTTCCTCAAAGCTGACCGCTGATAATATTTTGATTATTTCACCAAACTCATTGTTTGAGCAGTATATTTCCAATGTATTGCCTGAGCTTGGAGAAGAACATGTTGTATCAGTGGTATTTGAAGATATCATTGCTTCTGTACTGAAGAATGAGCAAGTACAGTCGAGAAATCAATTTTTGGAAAACCTGATCTCAAATACTCAATACAGGGATATTATAAAAAGCAGCATTGAATTTAAAACATCCCCCCAGTTTATGGAGATATTGGATCGGTTCATTGATGACCTGCCCCACAAATGGATGAACTTTGAGGATATCTGCTATGGCGGTGAGTGTATCATAAGCGGAGAGATGATAAAAGAGAAAGTATTATCCGGAATTAACGAAACTCCTCTGGGTATGAGATTAAAGCTGATAGGGGAATATATTTTGGAACTGATCAGCGAGTCTAAGAAATACCGCTTAAAACAATCAGAGAAAATCCTGATGAATGAAGAAATGTTAAAATTCATGGAACTTGATATTAAGGATGTCTATAGAAAGCTGTTCCATGACAAAGAATATTTTTACAGTCTGGCAAAAGGGATAGAGCTTCCCGGCTGCATGGACCACATTTTAACTTTCACCCAGGAAAATTTAGATACCAATATGCTATACTATGATGATGCAACGGTTCTCACTTATATGAATTTAAAAATATACGGGATCAAAAAATATAAGACCATTAAGCAAGTAGTAATTGATGAAGCTCAGGATTACTATCCTCTCCATTTTGAAATTTTTCACCTGCTGTTTTCAAAAGCGAAATTTACAATCCTGGGAGATATCAACCAGACCCTGGAAAAGAGGGAAGACTTATCCCTGTACCAATTGATCAGAAAAATCTTCAATAAGAAAAAATCTTCTCTTGTCACTATGGATAAAAGCTTCCGGTGTACAAATGAGATTTTAAATTACGGATTAAAATTCCTTGAACAAAGTACAGAGATAAAGAGTTTCAACCGAAAAGGAGATGAGCCCCAGTTATATGCGGCGAAGGATCAATCATCGTATTATGATTTAATTGTATCAGAAGTGAATTCCTGCCTGGAAATGGGGTACAAGTCAATCGGATTAATCTGTAAAACTGAAAAAAACGCCCGTTTTCTCTTTGAGTGCTTAAAGGACAAAGCTGATGTCCAGTTAATAAAAAGTGAAAGCACAACAGATTTACAAGGCGTTTTCATTATACCGGTCTATATGTCCAAAGGGCTTGAGTTTGATGCTGTTTTAATATGTGATGCTGATGCTGAGACTTACTGCAGCCAGGATGATAAGAAGCTATTATACATCGCCTGTACAAGGGCACTGCATAGACTAAACTTATTCTGTAAGGGTGAAGCAAGTCCGTTATTGGAGGAAAGGAAATCGTAA
- a CDS encoding EAL domain-containing protein has protein sequence MSNKYSRYIAVQTVIMLIIFMTIVFVLLRSQKSEDNYVLSSIGQSVSYSVQQHIAITEGVLTSLAYNYDIDDEIDKHKFNILSSKYMEKNPDILYIQHKDKDTITDMVYPDAYDYTIGASLLGRPEVEESLEKSIKNRIITVNDPFILKGTQNLLGLVIRYPLYKNDQFNGFFVVVFNFNTYMDRVIREAVPNTYHISIYNNKGGLIWGDSPWMDRNSYIVQIPVMDTYWTLKLSKEGNSINTNGAVIGFISVLVLFLMGVLIYVQMGLFKKDENIQHLANLHKELERLKESYTLALDSANDALWEWNLITDEIITSDKWIDITGNAPKGHGLRGILQEETIHQEDYQAVLAEFDSCLKGEAREFHREYRIKNKDGSYTWVLNKGKVYFDGEGLPGKLAGAVSNIEERKHRESKMEYMAFYDMLTGLPNKVQFMGTLEDTLRCIGEGICRYSILMIDLDNFKIHNDLLGLDFCDQLLKQVGNRLTQILGQENMVARFGGDEFLILIRNHQDVKEVEMICHNILSIFDSPFVLMEKSVYLSVSIGVVHGLEAGQTANNVLRNADTALNKAKESGKNQYCIYDAQMHDEIIRKSDVEACIREALAKDNLLIYYQLQQDLSKDEIRGVEALARLNSEELGMILPFEFIGVAEYTGLIIPLGSWILKNACKQGKAWIDSGCKIGRLSVNISVHQLRHENFYDLVEGILKETQFPVNQLELEITESVLLELSQDNIEILKKLRSLGVSIALDDFGTGYSSLNYLTVLPIDILKIDKSFLRRALESETEHRVIKSITELAHGLNLRVVCEGVESAEQREILKEMGCDYIQGYYFAKPGDAKSIEKWFQKGPSAT, from the coding sequence ATGAGTAATAAGTATTCCAGATATATAGCCGTACAGACGGTCATTATGCTTATCATTTTCATGACGATTGTTTTCGTTCTTTTGCGTTCCCAGAAGTCAGAAGACAATTATGTTCTTTCAAGCATTGGACAATCTGTATCCTATTCTGTTCAGCAGCATATTGCCATAACAGAGGGCGTATTAACCTCCCTTGCTTATAATTATGACATTGATGATGAAATCGATAAGCATAAATTTAATATTTTGTCATCCAAATATATGGAGAAAAACCCTGACATCCTTTATATCCAGCATAAAGATAAGGATACGATCACAGATATGGTATATCCTGATGCCTATGATTATACCATAGGCGCCTCCTTGCTTGGACGACCGGAGGTGGAGGAATCCCTTGAAAAATCGATTAAAAACAGGATTATAACGGTCAATGATCCCTTTATCCTGAAGGGGACTCAGAATTTGCTGGGGCTGGTCATACGGTATCCTCTTTATAAGAATGATCAGTTTAACGGATTTTTTGTTGTGGTTTTTAACTTCAATACCTATATGGACAGGGTGATCAGAGAGGCGGTACCGAATACCTACCACATCAGTATCTATAATAATAAAGGGGGGCTCATCTGGGGGGATTCCCCCTGGATGGACAGAAATTCCTACATAGTCCAGATACCTGTCATGGATACTTACTGGACATTGAAACTGTCAAAGGAAGGAAACAGTATCAATACCAACGGAGCAGTCATAGGGTTTATCTCGGTGCTGGTGCTGTTCCTTATGGGAGTACTCATCTATGTGCAGATGGGTCTCTTTAAAAAAGATGAAAACATCCAGCATCTTGCCAATCTTCACAAGGAACTGGAAAGGCTGAAGGAAAGCTACACCCTGGCTCTTGACAGTGCGAATGATGCGCTCTGGGAATGGAATCTCATAACCGATGAGATCATTACTTCCGATAAATGGATCGATATTACCGGAAATGCCCCGAAAGGACATGGACTCCGGGGGATATTACAGGAAGAAACCATTCATCAGGAGGATTACCAGGCAGTGCTGGCTGAATTTGACTCTTGCCTAAAGGGGGAAGCCCGGGAGTTTCACCGGGAATACCGTATTAAAAATAAGGATGGCAGCTATACCTGGGTCTTAAATAAGGGAAAGGTTTATTTTGACGGTGAAGGCCTTCCTGGTAAGCTTGCAGGTGCAGTGTCCAATATTGAAGAACGGAAGCATAGAGAATCGAAGATGGAATACATGGCATTTTATGATATGCTGACAGGATTGCCTAATAAGGTGCAGTTTATGGGTACCCTTGAGGACACATTAAGATGCATTGGAGAGGGGATATGCAGATATTCCATCCTTATGATTGATCTGGATAATTTCAAGATCCATAATGATTTACTTGGACTTGATTTCTGCGACCAGCTGCTTAAGCAGGTAGGTAACCGGCTGACTCAGATCCTGGGGCAGGAAAATATGGTAGCAAGGTTCGGCGGGGATGAGTTTTTAATTCTTATCAGGAATCATCAGGACGTCAAAGAGGTGGAAATGATTTGCCACAACATTCTTAGCATCTTTGACTCTCCCTTTGTGCTGATGGAAAAGTCCGTTTATTTATCTGTCAGCATAGGTGTCGTCCATGGTCTTGAAGCCGGCCAGACAGCAAATAATGTGCTTAGGAACGCAGATACGGCTCTTAACAAGGCCAAGGAAAGCGGAAAAAACCAGTACTGCATCTACGATGCACAGATGCATGATGAAATTATCAGAAAATCCGATGTGGAGGCATGTATCAGGGAAGCCCTGGCAAAAGATAATCTTCTCATTTATTATCAGCTGCAGCAGGATCTATCAAAGGATGAAATAAGAGGCGTGGAGGCTCTGGCAAGGCTTAATTCGGAAGAACTGGGTATGATCCTGCCTTTTGAGTTCATAGGGGTTGCCGAATACACAGGTCTAATTATTCCTCTTGGCAGCTGGATATTAAAAAATGCCTGTAAACAGGGAAAAGCATGGATTGACAGCGGCTGTAAAATCGGAAGACTGTCCGTAAATATTTCTGTACATCAGCTGCGCCATGAGAATTTCTATGATCTGGTTGAGGGGATTCTGAAAGAGACACAATTTCCGGTAAACCAGCTGGAGCTGGAGATCACGGAAAGTGTCCTCCTGGAGCTTTCCCAGGACAATATCGAAATCCTTAAAAAATTGCGGTCCCTTGGGGTCAGCATTGCGCTGGATGACTTTGGTACAGGGTATTCCTCCCTTAATTATTTAACGGTTCTCCCTATTGATATATTGAAAATTGACAAGTCATTTTTAAGAAGAGCTCTTGAAAGCGAGACAGAGCATCGGGTGATAAAAAGCATCACTGAGCTGGCCCATGGCCTGAACTTAAGGGTGGTGTGTGAAGGAGTGGAATCAGCGGAACAAAGAGAGATTCTTAAGGAGATGGGATGCGATTATATCCAGGGGTATTATTTTGCAAAGCCTGGTGATGCAAAAAGTATTGAAAAGTGGTTTCAAAAAGGACCATCAGCCACTTAG
- a CDS encoding glycoside hydrolase family 88 protein, which produces MCGYPGVNTQLCWLTELDDCGSFGSFLLEANRRCPSKEAHALADVIADFMINRQRREKDQVFSRNDNTMWIDDMYMSIPFLCRYYQLSGKKEYLTEACRQAKLFKQYFFMPGQNLMSHIVDLEYKKMNKIPWSRGNGWVVLALSELLLVLPEDHPDYKAVAGFFHEMAEGILRVQDVNGLWHQILDDPSTYEEASSTSMFICALSRGIRLGILSPELCRESVLSIQRAWRGMKQRVINRKGDLYGVCQGSGCSFSRSYYQQLGWRFNDPHGIGIAILAGVEKLMLDDFLQHNHISE; this is translated from the coding sequence TTGTGCGGATATCCGGGGGTGAACACCCAGCTTTGCTGGCTGACCGAGTTGGATGACTGCGGCTCCTTTGGCTCCTTTTTGCTGGAAGCCAACCGGCGGTGTCCTTCAAAAGAAGCCCATGCCCTGGCGGATGTGATTGCTGATTTTATGATAAACCGCCAGCGAAGGGAAAAGGATCAGGTATTCTCAAGAAACGACAACACCATGTGGATCGATGATATGTACATGAGCATCCCATTTTTATGCCGTTACTACCAGTTAAGCGGTAAAAAGGAATACTTAACAGAAGCTTGCCGCCAGGCGAAGCTATTCAAGCAGTACTTCTTTATGCCGGGTCAGAATCTGATGTCCCATATTGTGGATCTGGAATATAAGAAAATGAATAAAATCCCCTGGAGCCGGGGAAACGGCTGGGTAGTGCTGGCCTTATCAGAGCTGCTTCTGGTTCTTCCTGAAGATCACCCGGACTATAAGGCTGTGGCCGGATTCTTCCATGAGATGGCGGAAGGCATTTTGCGGGTGCAGGATGTAAACGGCCTGTGGCATCAGATCCTGGACGACCCTTCTACCTATGAAGAGGCTTCCTCCACTTCCATGTTCATCTGTGCTCTTTCCAGGGGAATCCGCCTGGGGATTTTAAGCCCGGAGCTGTGCCGGGAAAGCGTTTTATCCATACAGCGGGCATGGAGAGGAATGAAGCAAAGGGTAATCAACCGGAAGGGCGATCTTTACGGTGTCTGCCAGGGTTCCGGCTGTTCCTTCAGCCGCTCTTATTACCAGCAGCTTGGATGGCGTTTCAACGACCCTCATGGAATTGGAATCGCTATTTTGGCGGGAGTCGAAAAGCTAATGCTTGACGATTTTCTCCAACATAACCATATCTCTGAATAA
- a CDS encoding MBL fold metallo-hydrolase, with protein sequence MNQIIMLDINFQYQNEIRTFQPVLLLSANDVVLVDCGYPGFLPLLEDEMKSKGINPGSLTKVLITHHDDDHMGALFEIKEKYPEIKVVAGRTESGYISGEKKSLRLLQAEEMLNVMPEEQKPFGIQFCESLRRIKPVSVDIEVKDGEHFDWAGGCEIIETPGHMPGHISLYLKESSSVITGDAAVIEGNQLVIANPQYTLDIEAAKASLHKLISLDADRYYCYHGGLFENLKEQA encoded by the coding sequence ATGAATCAAATAATTATGTTAGATATAAATTTTCAATATCAGAATGAAATCCGGACATTTCAACCGGTTTTATTATTAAGCGCTAATGATGTTGTTCTAGTGGACTGCGGATATCCCGGTTTCCTGCCTTTATTAGAGGATGAGATGAAATCAAAGGGGATTAATCCAGGTTCCTTAACAAAGGTATTGATCACTCACCATGACGACGACCACATGGGAGCTCTATTTGAAATTAAGGAAAAATATCCTGAGATTAAGGTTGTGGCAGGCCGCACGGAAAGCGGGTATATCTCCGGTGAGAAAAAATCGCTGCGCTTGTTACAGGCGGAAGAAATGTTGAATGTAATGCCGGAAGAGCAAAAGCCTTTTGGAATTCAATTCTGTGAATCCCTAAGAAGAATCAAACCTGTTTCCGTTGACATAGAGGTTAAGGACGGGGAACATTTCGACTGGGCCGGCGGCTGTGAGATCATAGAGACTCCGGGGCATATGCCTGGACATATTTCCTTATATTTAAAGGAAAGCAGTTCCGTTATTACAGGAGATGCCGCAGTTATTGAGGGCAATCAACTGGTCATCGCAAATCCGCAGTATACCCTGGATATTGAGGCGGCCAAAGCTTCACTTCATAAGCTGATATCTCTGGATGCAGACCGCTATTATTGCTATCATGGAGGGTTATTTGAAAATTTGAAGGAACAAGCATGA
- the hydE gene encoding [FeFe] hydrogenase H-cluster radical SAM maturase HydE, with product MKHLIDKLYETHNLDKDEFIYLLENYVKEDSEYLFSLARTYSQDHYEKEVYIRGLIEFTNYCKNDCYYCGIRRGNKNASRYRLSKEEILSCCESGYGLGFRTFVLQGGEDPAFTDEVMVDIVKTIREEYPDCAITLSIGEKTYDQYLKYYEAGANRYLLRHETADEEHYSRLHPDSLSLENRKECLRDLKKIGYQVGTGFMVGSPYQTAKCLAEDLEFIKELSPQMVGIGPFIPHKDTPFADFPAGSVDLTLFLIGILRLMLPNALLPSTTALGTLDPKGREKGILSGANVLMPNLSPIGVRKKYELYDNKICTGEEAAECNVCLRNRVASIGYNVVEKRGDYKE from the coding sequence ATGAAGCATTTAATTGATAAGCTGTATGAAACTCATAACCTGGATAAGGACGAGTTCATCTACCTGCTGGAAAATTATGTTAAAGAAGACAGTGAATATTTATTTTCCCTGGCAAGGACCTACAGTCAGGATCATTATGAAAAGGAAGTTTATATCAGGGGACTGATTGAATTTACGAATTACTGCAAAAATGACTGCTATTACTGCGGTATAAGAAGAGGCAATAAAAATGCCAGCCGGTACCGGTTAAGCAAGGAAGAGATCCTTTCCTGCTGCGAGTCCGGGTATGGACTCGGCTTTCGGACCTTTGTGCTTCAGGGTGGAGAAGACCCTGCATTTACAGATGAGGTCATGGTGGATATTGTTAAAACCATCCGGGAGGAATATCCGGATTGTGCCATCACCCTTTCCATAGGGGAAAAAACCTATGACCAGTATTTGAAATATTATGAAGCGGGAGCAAACCGCTATCTCCTCCGCCATGAAACAGCGGATGAGGAACACTATTCCCGCCTTCATCCGGACTCCCTGTCCTTAGAAAACCGGAAGGAATGCTTAAGGGATTTAAAAAAGATCGGCTATCAGGTGGGAACTGGATTCATGGTAGGTTCCCCCTACCAGACCGCCAAGTGTCTGGCTGAAGATTTGGAGTTTATAAAAGAACTGTCTCCACAGATGGTGGGTATTGGGCCTTTTATTCCTCATAAGGACACCCCCTTTGCCGATTTTCCTGCAGGAAGTGTTGATCTCACCCTGTTTCTCATAGGGATCTTAAGGTTGATGCTGCCAAATGCACTGCTGCCTTCCACCACAGCACTAGGGACCCTTGACCCCAAGGGAAGGGAAAAAGGGATCCTGTCAGGAGCCAATGTTCTGATGCCCAATTTATCACCCATTGGCGTTCGGAAGAAATATGAATTATATGATAACAAGATCTGTACCGGAGAGGAAGCTGCAGAATGTAATGTCTGTCTGAGAAACCGTGTTGCCTCCATTGGTTATAACGTGGTAGAAAAAAGAGGCGATTATAAAGAATGA
- a CDS encoding DUF4256 domain-containing protein, with the protein MSNEELLSILKNRFLENMNRHKGLEWDQVQERLEENADKLRSLHEMERTGGEPDVVALDETRDKYVFYDCSAESPSGRRNICYDREGQEEREKKGVYPEGNAVGMAAAMGIELLTEEQYRELQKWGNFDRKTSSWVKTPSDIRKLGGAVFADFRYGHVFLYHNSAHSFYSSRGFRGCLKV; encoded by the coding sequence ATGTCAAATGAAGAACTGCTAAGTATACTGAAGAACCGATTTTTAGAAAATATGAACCGCCATAAAGGTCTTGAGTGGGATCAGGTGCAGGAAAGGCTGGAAGAGAACGCTGATAAACTCCGGTCACTTCATGAAATGGAAAGAACCGGAGGAGAACCTGACGTTGTTGCATTGGATGAAACAAGGGATAAATATGTTTTTTATGACTGTTCTGCAGAAAGTCCAAGTGGCCGCAGAAATATTTGTTATGATCGTGAAGGCCAGGAGGAGAGAGAAAAGAAAGGCGTATATCCGGAAGGCAATGCCGTTGGTATGGCGGCTGCCATGGGCATTGAACTTTTAACGGAGGAACAATACCGGGAACTTCAGAAATGGGGGAATTTCGATAGGAAGACATCAAGCTGGGTAAAGACTCCATCTGATATCAGAAAACTTGGAGGCGCTGTCTTTGCTGATTTCCGCTACGGTCATGTTTTCCTATATCACAACAGTGCGCACAGCTTTTATAGCAGCAGGGGATTTCGGGGCTGCTTGAAGGTGTGA